The genomic stretch TTTTCCTGCGACGGCTTCTTCGGTGGTCTTGGCAGCGGCAGCCGCAACTTTCTCTGATCGAAGGGTAACTTGAGCCACTGCTTCATTAATCTGAGAAACTTTTCTGTTTACTTCTCCTTCTGCGTTGGACCTGCGTTCTATGGCTCCTTTACTTTTCGATACGGAAGACTGGAGCGTTGAGGTGGTTTCCTTAGTTGCTGCCATCAGTTCTTGAAAAGTATCGGTACTTTTATTCAGGTATTCAGAGGATTCACGAATGGTTAACATCATGTCATGGACAGTGCACAGCAGATTGTTTACATGATTCGCTAAAAGTCCTATTTCATTGTTGCTCTTGATATCAATACGTTTCGTCAAATCTCCTTCCAGATTGGATATTTCCTCTACTTTTTCCACCAATACCTCAACTGACCGCATTTGGGATCTTACTACAATATTAACGATAATGTTCACTATGATTAATACAATCAGCAATAGACCAATAAAGCCAGCCAATACAAGGGTCAGGACAAGCGCGATTAAGTCTGTTTTCACAGTGGTGTGAATTACCATGCTCTGTTTATCGGATAACTGTACCGGCAGATAGAAATCCAAAGGCTCCCGTTCCCAGATAAAAGAGATATTGAAATCTGAAATCTGTGCCTCTCCGGTTTCATAAGCTTTTACCAGTAAATTATCTGTGTGAACAAGCTTTTCATTGCTGTTATGCTCTTTATTGCCTTCTATTCCATAAACATAGACATATTCCCCGTCCTTTTGGGTAATCAAGGAGATACTGTCGGACAGCAAATTAATATTTTTCTTATATTTTTTGACTTCACTTTTTAGATTATCAAAGCTGGACTGGTCAAGAGTTCCGTTATGAAAAGATTTTGAAATTCCCAACTGTTCCAGGCTGCCGCTTAATCCGGTAATGACGGACTGAAAAGATGACTCAGCAAACTGAGACAGTTTATCAAAGGCAATTGAGGTTGTTACGGCTCCTAAGATTAGAAAGGCGGCTATGATAGCCAGCATTATTCTAATGACAATCTGCCTGCCCATGCTTACAGTTTTATCTCTTCCTGCTTTTTTTATCATTCGTACCCTCCCACGGATTATGTAATAATGTACTTTATTGTTTTCTTGTATAGAATATAACAATAGGAAGGAAAGAAGTAAATAAAGAAAAGATAAACATTTATTAATATTACATATCAAACATTAAAATAATTGTTCGCATATAGAAAATTAAGGTGCTGCGTGGTAATTTATGTATAAGCAAGATAATATATGGGAGTCTGAAGGATAGCCTATGATCTAGGAGGAAAAGATTAGTGGAACTCTGCATCATTGCGTGTCATTGGAGGACAATAAGTTTTATAGTATGAAATAAGGAGCGTATAAGATTGAAGTAATTAATTTCTTGATTGCATTTTTATTCATAATTTGTTATTATAAGTAATAAGAACATTCAAAATCAATAAAATAATAAGTAAAAAAGGCATTTTGTTCGAATTGTCAATTGATCAAAAGTGAATAAATATGCAAATTAAAATTCACACAATCATGCTGATGGAGGTAGTAATTATGAAAACCAAAGTTTTTGTAGATGGAAGCGAAGGAACAACCGGACTAAGAATCCATGAACGATTCAAAGGCCGTGAGGATATCGAATTATTGACGATTGCACCGGAGTTAAGAAAAGATGAAGCAGAGAGAAAAAAGCTCATTAATTCCTCGGATGTCACCTTTCTCTGTCTTCCCGATGCTGCAGCCAAAGAAGCAGTTGCAATGGTAGAAAACCATAAGGTTAAAATAATTGATACCTCCACAGCTCATAGAACGAATAAAGAATGGGCATATGGGTTGCCGGAACTGTCAGAGGAGCATAAGGCTAAGATACAAAAGGGCAGTCGGATTGCAGTTCCCGGTTGCCATGCGACTGGCTTCATCTCATTAGTATATCCTCTTATAAAAGAAGGGGTTTTACCGGAGGATTATCCGATTAACAGCTTTTCTCTTACAGGTTACAGCGGAGGAGGAAAGAAAATGATAGCCGAATACCAGGAGGAGGAGAGACTGACAGCATATACAGCCCCCAGAGAATACGGACTGGGGCAGCAGCACAAGCATCTGAAAGAAATGAAATTAGTTACAGGTCTTATAAGAGAACCGCTGTTTTCGCCTATTGTGGCTGATTATTATAGCGGTATGCTGGTATCCATTCCCTTGTATACAGATTTACTTAAGAAAAAGCAGACACCTGAGCAACTCCAGAAATTATTTTCAGATTACTACAAGGACCAGCTCTTTATAAAGGTGATGTCCTATGGGGCCGAAGCTGAGAAGAATGGTTTTTTAAGCGGTATTGATTGTAGCGGCTGGGATGGGCTTAATATTTATATTACCGGCAATTCAGACAGAGTGGTACTGTCAGCACAATTTGATAATTTGGGTAAAGGAGCCTCCGGTGCAGCGATTCAGTGCCTTAACCTGATACTTGGCTGCGCAGAAGCTACCGGTTTGAATCTGTAAATACTATCATTTTCCTGGTAAATATGTTATGATGGCAGGTAGTATGTCCTGATTAGTTGCTGTACCTTATCTGCAGGCGGTTAAGGTGAGCGTAAGGACAGGTATAAAGCTAGATAGGATAGAAATATGCTGTATCAGGAAGGAAAGTCGGATGAAGAAAACTACCGCTCGTATAAAGAACATAACGCATACCCATACTGGTGATACTGAGATCGTACATAGTCACAGTCATGAGGCCGGTACAGGTCATAAACATAGCCATCAGAATACCAAGGCTGTTTTGAACCGTTTATCCCGGGCAGCAGGACATCTGGATTCGGTTAAGAGAATGATAGAAGACGGCAAGGACTGCAGTGAAGTGCTTATTCAGCTTTCGGCGGTAATAGCAGCACTAAACAGTACTGGTAAGATTATACTGGAAGACCATATTCAGAATTGCATTGTAGATGCTATTGAATCCGGTGATAAGACCTCACTGGAGAATCTTAATAAAGCCATTGACCGTTTTATAAAATAAATTATAAGAGCAGGAAAGTACTGTCCCGGAAGAGAAAGCTGGAAAGCTATCCCCATCCGGGGCATTTTTTATTTAAAACCAGGGGATAAAAAAAGGCGGAGGCAGAAAAAATGTGGATAAATAAAGTCATTTCAGGTACTTGTTTTTTTAACAAAAATATCCCCCCTATGGGCTTGTTTTTTACCTGAGTAGGTCTATAATGCAGATAGATTAAGCAAATGAAGGAGAGTCTTATTTATGCATATGGCAGATGCCCTAATTGCACCGGCTGTGGCGGCAACTATGTTTGCGGCTTCCGGTATAACCACCGCCTATTCTATGAAAGAGGTTAAGCAGGAAAATGACCCAAGGAAGATACCCACCATGGGGGTAATGTCTGCGTTTGTTTTTGCCACCCAAATGATTAATTTCACCATTCCAGGTACCGGTTCCAGCGGACATTTATGCGGCGGACTGCTCTTATCTATTATGCTTGGGCCTTACGCAGGATTTTTATCCATGGTATCCGTACTTTTGATTCAGTGCCTCCTGTTTGCTGACGGCGGGCTATTGGCTTTAGGGGCAAATATCTGGAATATGGCCTTCTATGGCTGTTTTGTTGGGTACTTGTTAATTTATCGTCCTATTACAAAGAAGAAATTAAATAATACAAGGATTATGGCTGCTTCCATCCTTGGCAGTGTTATCAGCCTTCAGCTGGGAGCCTTTAGTGTAACCATACAGACACTGCTGTCCGGAATTACAGCGTTATCCTTCGGACAATTCCTGGCGCTCATGCAGCCCATCCATCTTGCCATAGGTGCAGTGGAAGGCCTTATAACTGGTGCTGTGATAATTTTTGTATATAACACAAGGCCGGAAATACTAAAGACAGAAACCTTAAAAGCAAGAATGAGTTTTAAGCAGGTAATTGCAATACTGGGTGTGTCGGTTGTTATAATAGGAGGAGGTTTATCCCTTGTAGCATCGGGTAATCCGGATGGTTTGGAATGGTCTATTGAAAAAGTCACAGGAAGTACGGAAATAGAAGCACAGAAGGAATATTCTTCTGCAGTTGATACAGCTGCTGCTATTCAGGAAAAAACGGCTTTGCTTCCGGATTATGCTTTTCGAGACAGTGAGTCACCGGCAGGAACTTCCTTTTCCGGAGTTGCAGGAGCCTTCATTGTTGCAGGGCTAACAATAGGCTTAAGTCTGTTATTTAAGCTATTTCGCAAAAAGGGTAAAACGACATAGATAACGAGGTACCCTACATAAAGGATACTGTTAAAGAGAGAGAAGGGCTGTTCATTGTGAGAAACAGCCCTTTTCTTTTAGACTATTACATAAGATGTAAGCCAGGCAGGAACACGAGTTTTATTTTTAGTAAGATAGTAGTATAATTAGTGTCATGAAACAGTTCATACACAGAAGAGGTAAATATGGCTAATATAAAAGATGCGTTATTTGAAGTCCATGAGCTGGAGGAGCTGGCATTAAGGGATTTGGAGATTAATCGTGTACATCCGCTGGCGAAACTCCTGATTACGATAAGTTATATGGTACTTGTGGTTTCTTATCATAAATATGATATCTGGGGGTTACTTCCCTTAATAATATATCCAATAGTTTTAATGAGGCTCTCAGAGATATCTTTAAAGGACTGTTTCCGAAAGATAAGAGGAATACTTCCGCTTATCTTGTTTATCGGTCTCTTTAATCCCTTTCTAGACCGGGAAGTGCTATTTATGGCAGGTAAGCTTCCTATAACAGGAGGTATCCTGTCTTTTCTTACCCTATTCTTAAAAGGTGCTTATTGCCTTTTCGCTTCCTTCCTGCTTATAGCAACAACCGGAATAGAGGGAGTCTGCTATAGTTTGAGATTACTTAAGTTACCGGGAATTCTGGTGAATCAGTTTCTTCTGACTTACCGGTATATAACGGTATTGATGAAAGAGGCTAATGCTGTTTATCAGGCTTATTCCTTAAGGGCACCGGGGGAAAAAGGAGTAAAGTATAAGATATGGGGATCTTTATTAGGGCAGCTGTTTCTCCGCTCCATTGACAGGGCAGGGAATCTATATGAAAGCATGTTGCTTCGAGGTTTTGAAGGAGAATACTACCTGACAGGCAAACGCAAAGCAGAAGGCAAGGATTATGCTTATTTTGTACTTTGGGCAGGGATATTTCTGATACTTCGTGTTGGCATCAGATATCTCATGAAATAAGTTAAGGCACACCAGAAGGAGAGGTTATGAAAAGTATAAAAACAATAAAACCATTGGCATCAAAGGATTTAAGGCAGAATCATACAGATGGGACGGGACTGGTGGAATGTAAGAATCTGTCTTTTTCTTATGAAAAGGGTACGGATATCTTGCAGGGGATTACTTTTTCAACCGGAAGAGAAGAAGCGGTGGGTATTGTCGGCGCCAATGGAGCTGGGAAGTCCACGTTGCTTCGAATACTGGTTGGTCTGGAAAGCGCCTATACCGGGGAAGTTCTGATTGACCATATACAGGTAAAAAAAGAGAATTACGCCTTTATAAGGGCGCATGCAGGTTACCTCTTTCAGGATTCCGACAACCAGCTCTTTACCCAAAGTGTTTACCAGGATGTAGCTTTCGCACCGAGAAATTACGGACTGAACGAAGCTGAGGTGGATAAACGGGTAATGGAGGCTCTGGGAATCCTTGATATTACCCATTTGCGAGACAAACAGATTCATAAAATGTCCGGAGGTGAGAAGAAAATGGCATCCATTGCAACCCTGTTGTCTATGGCGCCGGATATCCTTCTGTTTGATGAACCCTCTATTGCACTTGATCCAAGAAATCGCCGGACGCTGATTCAGGTTATAAATAAATTAAGGTTAACAAAATTAATTGCCTCTCATGACCTGGACCTAGTACTCGAAACCTGTACAAGGGTAATCCTTATAGCAGAAGGCAAAATAATTAAGGATGGGCCGTCAGAGGAGATATTAAAGGATAAAGAGCTGCTAGAAGCAAATCATCTGGAACTTCCTTTGTGTTTACAAAGATGCTGACCAAGGAATAAGCGTAATTAAGATAGATAAGACCTGAGCAGCAGAGATAAGAAAAAAATATATAATGACTTTCTGCTATTGTAATTATGTTCAGGCTGAAAATAGAGGAAATGTAAGAAAAGAAAAATAGCTATTTTAAGAAATGGAATAATCAGGTATAATGGGTTATAAGGACATAAGGACATAAGGACATAAGGACATAAGGATATTAAAATCATAAAATTCATGAAAAATCTATAATAATGATACTATTACAAAGGAATAAAAGATAACTATGAAGGTATGTGAATATTGCGGAACCAGAGTGGCGGACAACGTCATGCATTGTGCAGGGTGCGGATCAAAAGAATTTAAAAATATTTGTTTGAAATGTGGAAGTGTTATATCAGGTAATAAATGTCCAAAATGTGAGGAAGGCATAAAGGACATAAGAAATGAACAAGTAATACAACACCCAGTTGTACGGAGAATGAAACGTAAAAGAAACTATAAATTAATTGCTGCTCTGGTTTTATTGTATTTGGGGATAGGCGGTTTTGTAATGATGAATTATATACCTAATACGGAGGAATACCAGAAACTAAAGGAAAGTCAAAAAAAACAAAAGCTGACCTATGCTGAATTAATAACGTTAAAAGATCATCCGAAATATTATGGAGATTACAAAGAGGCAAAAATATTCTGGAAAAAATATGATGAGGTTGTAGTAGCCACAACAGGTAGTAACGAGGATGCGCTGTTACTGGTGGGAACCACTGATTCTAAGGTTATTGACAATATCAGAATTAATCTTTCAGAGGTTGAAGGAAATCAGAACATTGAACTGGAGGATGTCCTGTCATTGGTATCCGATTACATACCCTTTGACATAATTGATAAATATTATGATTTTAAAGAAGCATTTCATGAGACTTATAAAGCAGGCAATTATGAGGCTTATCATTATGTGATGGATTTAAATGAGGCAGGGAAGAAAGCAAATAAAACTGGTGAAATAAAATACGATGACAAATTTTCTTTTCAAATAATACATAGAAATGACCATGAATGGATTGCTGAAATGAATTATCTCTCCTACGAAGGAAAATATAAAAGCTTTAAAGAGGAGGAATTTGATATTAAGAAGTGGAAGGTCGACCTTAAAAAATATAGAAATTAGACAAGCGTATTACACTTAGTTTAATCAGATAATATAAAGTTTATAAAATAAAGCCAAGGCAGCATGGCAGCATCAGCCCTGGCTTTATTTGTGCTGTTTTCCGGGTGCTCTTTGCTTTTTATTTCAAAATCATAGAATTGTATGTTTCTAGTAATTGAAATTATAGTTATGAAATTATGATTTCCGAAGATACTATGGATAAACAATTTTATCAATAAACTGTTCAAAGATAAAAAAGAAAGCAGGAACAAAATATGAAACCGTCAAAAGTATACTATGAACCGGAGGTTCTGGAATATAGACTCGGTAAAGAATTACAGGATAAATACAAGGATCTGCCCTGGATACCCATTGAGAATCACAATAATATTGAGGAACTTCGTACCAAGGAAAATACAGAATTTCAGAAGCTTAAGACATTATTGATATTAGGCACCAGAAAAACGCATAAATATTCTCCCAACTATAAGGTATCTGATTATCTTGTGCCCTTCACCTCCTCGGGATGCACTGCCATGTGCCTGTATTGTTATCTGGTCTGCAATTATAACAAATGT from Anaerocolumna sp. AGMB13020 encodes the following:
- a CDS encoding energy-coupling factor ABC transporter permease, which gives rise to MHMADALIAPAVAATMFAASGITTAYSMKEVKQENDPRKIPTMGVMSAFVFATQMINFTIPGTGSSGHLCGGLLLSIMLGPYAGFLSMVSVLLIQCLLFADGGLLALGANIWNMAFYGCFVGYLLIYRPITKKKLNNTRIMAASILGSVISLQLGAFSVTIQTLLSGITALSFGQFLALMQPIHLAIGAVEGLITGAVIIFVYNTRPEILKTETLKARMSFKQVIAILGVSVVIIGGGLSLVASGNPDGLEWSIEKVTGSTEIEAQKEYSSAVDTAAAIQEKTALLPDYAFRDSESPAGTSFSGVAGAFIVAGLTIGLSLLFKLFRKKGKTT
- the cbiQ gene encoding cobalt ECF transporter T component CbiQ, which translates into the protein MANIKDALFEVHELEELALRDLEINRVHPLAKLLITISYMVLVVSYHKYDIWGLLPLIIYPIVLMRLSEISLKDCFRKIRGILPLILFIGLFNPFLDREVLFMAGKLPITGGILSFLTLFLKGAYCLFASFLLIATTGIEGVCYSLRLLKLPGILVNQFLLTYRYITVLMKEANAVYQAYSLRAPGEKGVKYKIWGSLLGQLFLRSIDRAGNLYESMLLRGFEGEYYLTGKRKAEGKDYAYFVLWAGIFLILRVGIRYLMK
- a CDS encoding energy-coupling factor ABC transporter ATP-binding protein — protein: MKSIKTIKPLASKDLRQNHTDGTGLVECKNLSFSYEKGTDILQGITFSTGREEAVGIVGANGAGKSTLLRILVGLESAYTGEVLIDHIQVKKENYAFIRAHAGYLFQDSDNQLFTQSVYQDVAFAPRNYGLNEAEVDKRVMEALGILDITHLRDKQIHKMSGGEKKMASIATLLSMAPDILLFDEPSIALDPRNRRTLIQVINKLRLTKLIASHDLDLVLETCTRVILIAEGKIIKDGPSEEILKDKELLEANHLELPLCLQRC
- a CDS encoding methyl-accepting chemotaxis protein, with amino-acid sequence MIKKAGRDKTVSMGRQIVIRIMLAIIAAFLILGAVTTSIAFDKLSQFAESSFQSVITGLSGSLEQLGISKSFHNGTLDQSSFDNLKSEVKKYKKNINLLSDSISLITQKDGEYVYVYGIEGNKEHNSNEKLVHTDNLLVKAYETGEAQISDFNISFIWEREPLDFYLPVQLSDKQSMVIHTTVKTDLIALVLTLVLAGFIGLLLIVLIIVNIIVNIVVRSQMRSVEVLVEKVEEISNLEGDLTKRIDIKSNNEIGLLANHVNNLLCTVHDMMLTIRESSEYLNKSTDTFQELMAATKETTSTLQSSVSKSKGAIERRSNAEGEVNRKVSQINEAVAQVTLRSEKVAAAAAKTTEEAVAGKDIMKDMKLYVHESVQKVSETGQQVAQLKEESAQINQIIDSIRSIAKQTNLLALNASIEAARAGEHGKGFSVVADEVRKLAEESSQQAASIEMLIQSIQQSIGKTQSSMESVLTTINNESNMVDKVDDRFTAITDSVSSVSEMVQEVYGTTEEISAFSESVMNEIQQMGIHFKQSDEVIEEMMVSISEQNNSVQGITGQVDTLSKIAGRLDRMIQKLKL
- the argC gene encoding N-acetyl-gamma-glutamyl-phosphate reductase; amino-acid sequence: MKTKVFVDGSEGTTGLRIHERFKGREDIELLTIAPELRKDEAERKKLINSSDVTFLCLPDAAAKEAVAMVENHKVKIIDTSTAHRTNKEWAYGLPELSEEHKAKIQKGSRIAVPGCHATGFISLVYPLIKEGVLPEDYPINSFSLTGYSGGGKKMIAEYQEEERLTAYTAPREYGLGQQHKHLKEMKLVTGLIREPLFSPIVADYYSGMLVSIPLYTDLLKKKQTPEQLQKLFSDYYKDQLFIKVMSYGAEAEKNGFLSGIDCSGWDGLNIYITGNSDRVVLSAQFDNLGKGASGAAIQCLNLILGCAEATGLNL
- a CDS encoding metal-sensing transcriptional repressor gives rise to the protein MKKTTARIKNITHTHTGDTEIVHSHSHEAGTGHKHSHQNTKAVLNRLSRAAGHLDSVKRMIEDGKDCSEVLIQLSAVIAALNSTGKIILEDHIQNCIVDAIESGDKTSLENLNKAIDRFIK